From a single Candoia aspera isolate rCanAsp1 chromosome 2, rCanAsp1.hap2, whole genome shotgun sequence genomic region:
- the P2RY11 gene encoding P2Y purinoceptor 11, producing the protein MDPSCRDKLDHFQEQLWVIIVLQFLFAVVGNGFTIYYFVTCQRTWHSGIIYSFNLALCDLFYAISLLPLAAYYFPPKDWKYNSFFCKLDRFVFFFNLYSSTFFITCISLNRYIAIVHPFFAHERIEPFHAKLVSGAVWLLAMAISAPVLHFSSLEKKDNATHCLGSARDSELRAYWPYSLFLLTFGCGLPFLLTLFSCVAIVCAIRRSHGTTREEKCKVKILISTIVLLYALFYLPFHVLRNMNLANRMHSRCSLSLVIVYQIAKILVHFHVCIHPFIYAALAKSMPKCCCRGLQRQKELQAKEKNVELRHCNQPPPYGDQGQ; encoded by the coding sequence ATGGACCCAAGCTGTAGGGACAAACTGGACCACTTCCAGGAACAGTTGTGGGTCATCATAGTTCTGCAGTTCCTTTTCGCTGTGGTTGGGAACGGCTTTACCATCTACTACTTTGTGACCTGCCAACGCACCTGGCATTCCGGCATCATCTACTCCTTCAACCTGGCTCTCTGTGACCTCTTCTATGCCATATCCTTGCTGCCCTTGGCTGCTTACTATTTCCCCCCCAAGGACTGGAAGTACAACTCCTTCTTCTGCAAATTGGACCgctttgtctttttcttcaaCTTGTACAGCAGCACCTTTTTCATCACCTGCATCAGCCTGAACCGCTACATCGCCATCGTCCACCCCTTCTTTGCCCACGAGCGCATCGAGCCCTTCCATGCCAAGCTTGTCAGCGGGGCGGTGTGGCTGCTGGCGATGGCCATCTCTGCCCCCGTCCTTCATTTCTCCTCcttggaaaaaaaagacaatgccACGCATTGCCTAGGAAGTGCTCGTGATTCAGAATTGCGTGCTTACTGGCCGTACAGCTTGTTCCTCCTGACTTTTGGCTGCGGACTGCCTTTTCTCCTGACTCTTTTCTCTTGTGTGGCCATTGTTTGTGCCATTCGACGCAGTCACGGGACCACCAGGGAGGAAAAGTGCAAAGTGAAGATACTGATTTCCACCATTGTGCTCCTCTATGCCCTCTTCTACTTGCCTTTTCACGTCCTTCGCAATATGAACCTTGCTAATCGTATGCACAGCAGGTGCAGCCTGTCCCTCGTCATCGTCTACCAAATAGCCAAGATCCTAGTTCACTTTCATGTTTGCATCCACCCATTCATCTACGCAGCCCTAGCTAAGAGCATGCCCAAATGTTGCTGCAGAGGTTTACAGCGGCAGAAGGAGCTACAAGCAAAAGAGAAGAATGTGGAACTGCGTCATTGCAACCAGCCCCCTCCTTATGGCGACCAAGGCCAGTGA